A segment of the Sphingomonas cannabina genome:
CGACCGTTCCCGCGCGACGATCCGTGGAGGACGCAGATGCCCGACGGGAACAGATTGGCACAGCAGGCGGGTCATGCCGTCGCCGAGGAAGGGATAGTGGTGCTGGACGGACCGGACGGCGTCGCGATCACCATGACTCCCGAGGCGGCGGAGCAGACCGCCCGTAACCTCGAACAGGCGGCCGAGGAAGCGCGGCGCCAGCGCGAGATGCAACGCTGATCCGATTGCGTTACATCGGCCCGCGATGATCAAGGTCGCGAGCTACAATATGCGCAAGGCGATCGGCACCGATCGCCGCCGCCTTCCCGAGCGCACGCTGGAGGTTCTGCGCGAGATCGATGCGGACGTGATCGCTTTGCAGGAGGCCGACCGCCGCTTCGGCCGGCGCGAGGGTGTCATCTCGCTCCATCTCCTGGAGGAGCACAGCCCCTGGAAGGCGGTCCCGTTCGGGATGCGCGCGCACAGCATGGGCTGGCACGGCAACGCGCTGCTGGTGCGCAAGGACGCGACCGTCGCCGATTGTGAGGCGATCCACCTGCCCGCGCTGGAGCCGCGCGGCGCGGTGATGGCCGACGTCAGGGTGAACGGGATCATGCTCCGCGTGGTCGGCATGCACCTCGATCTTTCCGGCCTGTGGCGGCGGCGGCAGGCGCATGCGATCCTCACCCATGTCGCCACGGCCGCCACGCAGCACCCGACGGTACTGATGGGCGACCTCAACGAATGGAGCCGTCAATCCGGTTGCCTGCGCGACTTCAGCCGGGACTTCACCGCGGCGGAGACCGGCCCCAGCTTCCACGCCCGGCGGCCGGTCGCCCGGCTCGATCGGATCATGGTGTCGCATGACCTCACGGTGACGGGCTGCGGCGTGCATTCCAGCGCCGCGTCGCGGACCGCCTCCGATCATCTGCCCGTCTGGGCCGAGCTCGAGCTCGCCTGATCCCATGCTGGCTTCGATGCCCTTGAACGGCTAACCGGAAGCCATGCGGGAGAAGGAACTGAGGCTGGCGCTGGTCTGCTATGGCGGCATCAGCCTCGCCGTCTACATGCATGGCATCACCGGAGAGATCTGGCGCCTCATCCGCGCCAGCCATGCCTTTCATGAAGGATCCGAACGCGCCGGCGGCAGCCAGGGCGTCTATCATGCGCTGCTGGAGGAGATCGCCGACAGTGCCGAACTGCGGCTGCGCGTGCTGGTGGACATCATCGCCGGCGCCAGCGCTGGCGGGATCAACGGCATCTTCCTGGCGCAAGCGATCGCCGCCGGCCAGTCGCTCGATCCGCTCACCCAGATGTGGTTCGACTATGCCGATGTCGAGGCGCTGCTCGATCCGGATGCCGCGCCCAATCCCTTCTCGAAGCTGTGGGCGGCGCCGATCGCCTGGATGGCGGCCAGCCGCGATGCGATCGCCGAAACGGTCGAGCCGGCGACCCGCGAAGAGGTCGGCCGCAAGCTCCAGCGCTTCGTCCGCGCCCGCTGGTTCGAGCCGCCATTCGGCGGCAAGCGCTTCACCCACATGATGTTCGACGCGCTCGACGCGATGGCCGCCGGCCCCAAGGGACCGCGCCTGTTGCCGGAGGGGCAGCCGCTCGACCTGTTCGTCACCGTCACCGATTTCCGCGGCCATCCCGAACGGCTCCGGCTCAATTCGCCGCCGGAGGTGGTCGAGACCGAGCACCGGCTGATCTTCCCCTTCTCCGACGACGGCGAGGGAAGCTGTGGCGAGCCGATCGAGCTCGCCTTCGCCGCACGCGCGACCTCGAGCTTCCCCGGAGCCTTCCCGCCGCTCCGCCTCGCCGAGATCGATGAGGTGGTGGCTGAGCGCAAACTCGAATGGCCGACGCGCCAGGCCTTCGTAGAGCGCGTATTGCCGCGCCATTCCGCCGCCAACGCCGCCGAGAGCGCTGTGCTGATCGACGGATCGGTGCTCGCCAATGCCCCTTTCCGCCCCGCGATCGACGCGCTGCGCGATCGTCCCGCCAAGCGCCAGATCGACCGCCGCTTCGTCTATGTCGATCCGGTACCAGGCTTCCATTTCTCACTGGGCTCGACCGCCGCCGAGCAGCCCGGTTTCTTCCAGACCATCATCGGCGCACTTTCCGAGCTCCCCCGCCAACAGCCGATCCGCGACAATCTCGACGCGATCGCGGCGCGGACCGAGCGGATCGAGCGGATGCACGCGATCCTGGAGGGGCTACGCGCCGAGGTCGAGGGCGCGGTAATGGGCATCTTCGGCTATACGCTGTTCCTAGACTATCCGACGACGTCGCGGCTCGCGGCTTGGCGACGGCGCGCCCAGATCGCCGCGGCCAAGAATGCCGGCCTGTCCTATTCGGCCTATGCCCGGCTCAAGCTGGTCGATGTGACCGCACTCACGGCGGACCTGCTCGAACGCGCCGGGGGGGAAACCAGTCCGGATCGCCGGCAGCATCTGCGTGATCGCGTCGGCGCCGCGATCGCTGCTCGGGGCGTTACGCCGGCCACCGCGGGCGAGCTCTCCGTGAACTCGGCGATCGTCCATTTCCTGCGCGCGCACGACCTCGGCTTCCGCATCCGTCGGCTGCGGCTGCTGGCGCGGCGGCTGACCGAGATGGATACGGGCGGCGACGACCAGCGGCTCCAGCCGTTCCGCGACGCGCTCTACGAAAGCCTCGCCCGCTATCTCGATCTCCAGGACAGCGACCGGCACAAGGCGCTGCGCGACCAGGTCCGCCATCTCGGCGACGACGCCGGCCCGCTGCTCGATGCGCTCGCCGCCGCGATGGACCTCCCCGGCATCGACGCCGAGACCGATCGCCGCCTGTCCGAGGGCTTTTCCGCGCTGCCCAAGGAGCTGCGCCGGCCGCTGCTGCTCGCCTATCTGGGCTTCCCCTTCTTCGACATCGCCACCTTGCCGCTGCTCCAGGGCGAGGGGCTCGACGAGTTCGATCCCGTAAAGGTCGACCGCATCTCCCCGGATGATGCCAAGGCGATCCGCGCCGGCGGCGCCGCGGCGACGCTGAAGGGCATCCAGTTCAACAATTTCGGCGCCTTCTTCAGCCGTGCCTATCGCGAGAACGACTATCTGTGGGGACGTCTCCACGGCGCCGACCGGCTGGTCGACATCGTCGTTTCCACCCTGCCCCTCAACGTCAGCCTGAAACCGGGACGGATCGCCGCGATCAAGCGCGCTGCCTTCCTCGCCATCCTCGACGCGGAGGAATCGCGCCTCACCGCGATTCCGGGCCTTTTCGAACAGCTGCGGCAGGAGATCGGCTGATCGGGGTGGCCATTTGCCGCAGACGCACATAAGGTCCACGCTCATGCAATTCCTCAAGACATTGCTGATCGTCCTCATGGTCGGTCTCGGGGTCGCCTTCGCGATCAACAATTGGACGACGGTGCCGCTGGCGCTGTGGGGCGGCCTCGTCGCCGACGTGAACCTGCCGCTGCTGATGCTGGTGTGCTTCCTCGCCGGGCTGGTCCCGATGTGGCTCGCCTGGCTCACCACCCGCTGGCGGCTGCGCAACCGCCTCGCCACCACCGAGCGCACCGTCGCCGACCTGCGCCAGGCCACCGCCACGCCGCCACCGCCACCCCCCGTGGCTGAGGAGAGCGCCTCGCCGCTTCCGGGGACGCTGCTGTGAGCCCGCTGTTCGTCGCCCTCGATACGCCGGACCTCGACCGCGCCAAGGCATTGGCGATGCGGGTGCGCAACCACGTCGGCGGGATCAAGCTCGGCCTCGAGTTCTTCCTGGCCAATGGTCGCACGGGAGTGCGCGAGATGGCCGACATCGGCCTGCCGGTGTTCCTCGACCTCAAGCTCCACGACATTCCCAACACCGTCGCCAAGGCGATCCAGGCGCTCCGCCCGCTGGAGCCGGCGATCCTCACCGTCCATGCCGCCGGCGGCCGCGCGATGATGGAGGATGCCAAGGCCGCCGCGCCGCTCGACACCAAGGTCGTCGCGGTGACGATGCTGACCAGCCTCGACGGCGACGACCTGACCTCGATCGGCCTCAAGCCCGATCCGCACGAACAGGTGCTGCGGCTGACCGAGCTCGCGCGCTCGGCGGGCATCGACGGCATCGTCTGCTCGGGCGAGGAAGTCGCCGCGGCACGCAAGCTCTGGCACGACGGTTTCTTCGTGGTGCCGGGGGTGCGTCCGCTCAACAGCCACGCCGCCGATCAGAAGCGCGTGGTCTCGCCCCGTCAGGCGCTCGATTCGGGCGCCTCGATCCTGGTGGTCGGCCGCCCGATCACCCAGGCCGAAGACCCCGACCAGGCGGCCCGGGCGATCGAGGCGACGCTGTAGCGCGGTTCAGGCGGCGCCGGTCACGATCGCCAGGAACTCGCCGAATTCCATTCCCGCGAGGAAGATGGCGACGGCCGACGCCAGCACCAGCAGCGCGTTCGTCAGGCGCTTGCGCTGCTCGAAGAAGCGCACGATCTGATCGATATCCATGACCCAGAACCTAGCATCTGCCACGCCTCAGGAAAATCATCGTTGCGGCGGCGAACGCGCGAGCTATCCCGCCGCGATGTCATCCGACCTCATGATTCGCCTCGCGACGCGCGGGGACCTGCCCGGCCTGCATCCGGTGATCGAGCGCGCCTACCGCGGCGACAGCGCGCGCGAGGGATGGACGCACGAGGCGGACCTGCTCGAGGACCCGCGCACCAGCCTCGACGTGCTGGAGGGCATCATCGCCAGCCCGGAGCAGCGCCTGCTGGTCGCCGAACGCGGCGACGGCACGCTGCTCGGCTGCGTCTCGGTGACGGGGCTCGGCGGCGGCCTCGCCTATCTCGGCCAGCTCTGCGTCGAACCGCGCCTCCAGGCCGGCGGCATCGGCAAGCTGCTGCTGACCGCTGCCGAGGATTGCGCCCGCAGCGAATTCGGCGCCGATCGCATCGAGATGACAGTGATCGACACGCGCGCCGAGCTGATCGCCTATTATGAGCGCCGCGGCTACGCACTCACCGGGGAGCGGCGCGATTTTCCCATTCCGCTCGATCCGCCGATGTTCATGGTGGTTCTCGAAAAGCCGCTTGCCTGATGCCTGCCAGCGCCAAGATCTGCGGCCTCTCGACGCCCGAAACGCTCGCCGCCGCCGTCGACGGAGGGGCGAGCCATGTCGGCTTCGTGGTGTTCCCACCGAGTCCGCGCCACGTTCCGCCGGAACGGTTGGCGGCGCTGGCCGGGCGCGTACCGGCACGCGTGACCCGGGTCGGCGTGTTCGTCGACCCCGACGACGCGCTGCTCGACAGCGTCGTCCCATGGCTCGACGCGCTCCAGCTCCACAAGGTCGCGCCCGAGCGTGCCGCCGCAATCCGCGCCCGCCATGGCCGCGAGACCTGGGTCGCGGTTCCGGTCAAGGCCGGTGCCGACCTCGATGCGGCACGCGGCTATCGCGGCGCGGCCGACCTAATCCTCTATGACGCCAAGACCCCCGACACCGCCGCGCTGCCCGGCGGCATGGGCTTGCGCTTCGATTGGACACTGCTCGACGGCTTCGCGCATCCGCTGCCCTGGGCGCTCTCCGGCGGGCTCGACGTAGGCAACGTCGGCGAGGCGATCGGGCGCACCGGCGCGCGGCTGGTCGACGTCTCCTCGGGTGTCGAGAGCGCGCCGGGCGTCAAGGATGTGGACAAGATCGCCGCTTTCCTTAAAGCGGTGGCGCAATGTTGAGGCTGTCCGTTCCCGTCCGCATCGGTTCTCGATGGCGCTGATCGCTTGCCCCGAGCCAGCGAACGCCATCCTGAATCCGTGAGAGAGACATGACCGACACTGCTTCCCTGCCCAATTCCCTGCGCAATCAACCGGACGAACGCGGGCATTTCGGCCGGTTCGGCGGCCGCTACGTCGCCGAGACGCTGATGCCGCTGATCCTCGATCTCGAGCGGGAATATCGCGCGGCCAAGGACGATCCCGCCTTCCAGGCGGAGTTCGACGGACTGCTCGAGCATTATGTCGGCCGCCCGAGCCCGCTCTATTACGCCGAGCGCCTGACCGCGCATTACCGCGAGGGCGCGCCGGCCGGCCTGGGCGCCAAGATCTACTTCAAGCGCGAGGAGCTCAACCACACCGGCGCGCACAAGATCAACAACTGCATCGGCCAGATCCTGCTCGCCCGCCGCATGGGCAAGACGCGGATCATCGCCGAGACCGGCGCCGGCCAGCACGGCGTCGCCACCGCGACCGTCGCCGCGCGCTTCGGCCTGCCCTGCACGATCTTCATGGGCGCCAAGGACGTCGAGCGGCAGAAGCCCAACGTGTTCCGCATGAAGCTGCTCGGCGCCGAGGTGGAGCCGGTCACCTCGGGCGCGCAGACGCTCAAGGACGCGATGAACGAGGCGCTGCGCCACTGGGTCGCGAACGTCCACGACACCTTCTACATCATCGGCACCGCCGCCGGCCCGCACCCCTATCCCGAGCTCGTCCGCGATTTCCAGGCCGTGATCGGCAAGGAGACGCGCGCGCAGATGCTGAAGGCGGAGGGGCGCCTTCCGGA
Coding sequences within it:
- a CDS encoding endonuclease/exonuclease/phosphatase family protein; translation: MIKVASYNMRKAIGTDRRRLPERTLEVLREIDADVIALQEADRRFGRREGVISLHLLEEHSPWKAVPFGMRAHSMGWHGNALLVRKDATVADCEAIHLPALEPRGAVMADVRVNGIMLRVVGMHLDLSGLWRRRQAHAILTHVATAATQHPTVLMGDLNEWSRQSGCLRDFSRDFTAAETGPSFHARRPVARLDRIMVSHDLTVTGCGVHSSAASRTASDHLPVWAELELA
- a CDS encoding patatin-like protein — encoded protein: MREKELRLALVCYGGISLAVYMHGITGEIWRLIRASHAFHEGSERAGGSQGVYHALLEEIADSAELRLRVLVDIIAGASAGGINGIFLAQAIAAGQSLDPLTQMWFDYADVEALLDPDAAPNPFSKLWAAPIAWMAASRDAIAETVEPATREEVGRKLQRFVRARWFEPPFGGKRFTHMMFDALDAMAAGPKGPRLLPEGQPLDLFVTVTDFRGHPERLRLNSPPEVVETEHRLIFPFSDDGEGSCGEPIELAFAARATSSFPGAFPPLRLAEIDEVVAERKLEWPTRQAFVERVLPRHSAANAAESAVLIDGSVLANAPFRPAIDALRDRPAKRQIDRRFVYVDPVPGFHFSLGSTAAEQPGFFQTIIGALSELPRQQPIRDNLDAIAARTERIERMHAILEGLRAEVEGAVMGIFGYTLFLDYPTTSRLAAWRRRAQIAAAKNAGLSYSAYARLKLVDVTALTADLLERAGGETSPDRRQHLRDRVGAAIAARGVTPATAGELSVNSAIVHFLRAHDLGFRIRRLRLLARRLTEMDTGGDDQRLQPFRDALYESLARYLDLQDSDRHKALRDQVRHLGDDAGPLLDALAAAMDLPGIDAETDRRLSEGFSALPKELRRPLLLAYLGFPFFDIATLPLLQGEGLDEFDPVKVDRISPDDAKAIRAGGAAATLKGIQFNNFGAFFSRAYRENDYLWGRLHGADRLVDIVVSTLPLNVSLKPGRIAAIKRAAFLAILDAEESRLTAIPGLFEQLRQEIG
- a CDS encoding LapA family protein → MQFLKTLLIVLMVGLGVAFAINNWTTVPLALWGGLVADVNLPLLMLVCFLAGLVPMWLAWLTTRWRLRNRLATTERTVADLRQATATPPPPPPVAEESASPLPGTLL
- the pyrF gene encoding orotidine-5'-phosphate decarboxylase; translated protein: MRVRNHVGGIKLGLEFFLANGRTGVREMADIGLPVFLDLKLHDIPNTVAKAIQALRPLEPAILTVHAAGGRAMMEDAKAAAPLDTKVVAVTMLTSLDGDDLTSIGLKPDPHEQVLRLTELARSAGIDGIVCSGEEVAAARKLWHDGFFVVPGVRPLNSHAADQKRVVSPRQALDSGASILVVGRPITQAEDPDQAARAIEATL
- a CDS encoding GNAT family N-acetyltransferase, translated to MSSDLMIRLATRGDLPGLHPVIERAYRGDSAREGWTHEADLLEDPRTSLDVLEGIIASPEQRLLVAERGDGTLLGCVSVTGLGGGLAYLGQLCVEPRLQAGGIGKLLLTAAEDCARSEFGADRIEMTVIDTRAELIAYYERRGYALTGERRDFPIPLDPPMFMVVLEKPLA
- a CDS encoding phosphoribosylanthranilate isomerase, whose product is MPASAKICGLSTPETLAAAVDGGASHVGFVVFPPSPRHVPPERLAALAGRVPARVTRVGVFVDPDDALLDSVVPWLDALQLHKVAPERAAAIRARHGRETWVAVPVKAGADLDAARGYRGAADLILYDAKTPDTAALPGGMGLRFDWTLLDGFAHPLPWALSGGLDVGNVGEAIGRTGARLVDVSSGVESAPGVKDVDKIAAFLKAVAQC
- the trpB gene encoding tryptophan synthase subunit beta; translation: MTDTASLPNSLRNQPDERGHFGRFGGRYVAETLMPLILDLEREYRAAKDDPAFQAEFDGLLEHYVGRPSPLYYAERLTAHYREGAPAGLGAKIYFKREELNHTGAHKINNCIGQILLARRMGKTRIIAETGAGQHGVATATVAARFGLPCTIFMGAKDVERQKPNVFRMKLLGAEVEPVTSGAQTLKDAMNEALRHWVANVHDTFYIIGTAAGPHPYPELVRDFQAVIGKETRAQMLKAEGRLPDLLIAAVGGGSNAIGLFHPFLDDPDVAMLGVEAAGHGIETGQHAASLTGGAPGILHGNKTYLLQDEDGQITEAHSISAGLDYPGIGPEHSWLHESGRVEYLPITDRQALDAFQLCCRAEGIIPALESSHALAALEAKAREMREDQIIVVNVSGRGDKDIFTVAEALGAGI